In Strigops habroptila isolate Jane chromosome 4, bStrHab1.2.pri, whole genome shotgun sequence, a single genomic region encodes these proteins:
- the SMIM38 gene encoding small integral membrane protein 38, with protein MLQELLGWPHRTEYCIYIIRSPRFFYFALPHYSSLNMESALLMILLVVIILIRFILWSCLSVYIDYKLSRRFPDTRKEG; from the coding sequence ATGCTACAGGAATTGCTGGGCTGGCCGCACAGAACTGAATACTGCATTTATATAATTAGATCtcccagatttttttattttgcattaccTCATTATTCTAGCTTAAATATGGAATCAGCCCTTTTGATGATTTTACTGGTTGTCATTATATTAATACGGTTCATTTTGTGGTCCTGTCTTAGCGTTTATATAGATTACAAACTGTCCCGAAGGTTTCCTGACACAAGAAAAGAGGGCTAA